In Mustela lutreola isolate mMusLut2 chromosome 4, mMusLut2.pri, whole genome shotgun sequence, the genomic stretch GATGAAAACAGCATGTTGGCCCCTGACCCAGGTGGCACACACGAGACCTCCCTGCCTCGCTGACTGGTGTGGGCAAGGGGAGGAGGGCTGATGACACCACGACACACTAGCAGATGGGTCATACTACATCGTGAAGGTGATGGCGGGAGGCGCTCACTCTTTGgtctgaaagacccctctcccagatagacccctcccctagtagatagataggataactaactgcttgtttgcttttctgtaaaccgctggcttttaggtatgaaATTAGGTTAGGTTATCAATTGTGTGAATTGTTCTCTTACCTTTCTCTAGCCGCGTGGCtcatagaaataatagagacgccatgatggcactcctcccttcccccttcttgctcccattccccacctctcctttcgCGTGGctcactcccccctccccgccgctctcttcgcgcgcgcgggttCCTGGAGCCAACCCGCAAACTCCAAgtttgcctttttcaaaagttcaaactgtccaccaatcaattgcgccccacccaaaactcgTTTGTActttcctataaaagaccctgcttcactccggtcggggtgctcggttagctggagctgccgaccacccgccggtacctgcgcgacaataaacctcttgctgtttgcatccagtggcagtgttggattcttgggtaaggggatccgcgggtctttcaggtCCTTTGCTACTTTGGCAGCAACAGCTTGAAACCAATGCTAAGAGTTCCTGGTATAAGCAGGCTCTGCCAGTCCCATCTCCTCTAGGAGCTCATTAACTTACTCCAAAGagccagattttctttttcatttactgctttccaaatcagaagaaaacacataagggtagagaaaaagaacaaagtgtgAACACTCTACATATCCTTGGCCAGCCCTAGTCATTGCATCTTTCCAGAGAGATCTGTGCAGGACAAGCTGAGAACAGAGTCTCATGGATTATCTACATCGGTCAAAGTGCTACAGGCCCATTTGAGAGGCCAGCGCAGAGTAGGTACCCAATAAATCACATGGTCTCCATGGGGCAAAACATTCTTCAAGTAGTTTACATCTGCCTTCTCCAACAGCGTGAATGCTTTCTGCTATGGTTTTATATAGTATCTTCTTTTGGCTTTCCTCCTCAAATCCCTCCTGCTCCCTGATCTCCTACTATTTCCTAAGATACACTCAGTCCAAGCCTTCCACACTGCCCCGCAATGCTCACACACACTGTTTTGGTGTATGCTTCTCTACACAACCGGACCTCTCTAAACTCCTTTCACTTAACTCCAAATCCTACTGATCCTTCAGAAACGGCTTTAACACCCAAACATTCTGTGACACAACCACCATTCCACCTCCCCAAGGCTCCAGCCTATAGCCTGTACTTCCTCCTCTGAATGTCTGACATGCTCTGTGCCACTTAATCTAGCCTTCACTTGGCTATGTCATGTGTTGTGATTTGACTGTGTGACTGTCCTTGAATACACATTCCAAAATCCTGAGATAAGAACAAGTCTTACTCTTCCAAATAAAACCTCACGTGCTGGGCATATAAACAAACACATTAAACCATTTTCACAGGAGGCACAAGTCAAACGAGGCTCCGTGCAGAGGGAGCCATGACATGGGGCCCAGAGAGAGTCGCGTTGCCCCTAAGGCCTGCggttcctttcttttcccacccaccctccccttACTGACTGGCAAATACTTATCACAGGTACCGAACAAGTAACTATGTGCTCTGCACAGAAGAGAGATACTAATGTTTAGTAATATACAGTCCTAATCAGAGACAAGACACGAAcagttaatacatataaaattaaatgctaAGATGTCACAAAACAGTCTGTGATCAACGGCCACATGACTGACACAGACAAGAAAGCAGTCTTAGTTTGACGGAAAAACACCTTAGGACCGAAGGGTTAGAAAGAGCTTCTTCCcaagaggaaggagcaggaaagAAGACCTGGAAAGGATGACGCCCGTAGCAGGAATGCACGCGCCAGCACCCACTTCCGACAGAGGAGTCCAAGGCTTCGCCTCCGCCGAGGTGCTGACTCTGCCCGGGCCCTCATTTCAGTGAGGCAAGGGCACTTCCAAAGGTGTCCTGCCGTGTACCTTTCTCAGAGGCTTCAGCTTGACCTCCATGATGAACTCgtacttgcagagctcacagcaGCGCGTGTCCGAGCTCTTGATCCACTGCTGCAGGCACGTCTGATGCACGAAGTGCAGGCTCCCCGTGCAGCGGCAGGGGGTGATCAGAGGGCTCTCGTCGTCCCCCTCACAGTGGCAGATCCTGCGGGGAGAGGAGAGCCAGGCGTTACCAGGAGACCCGCGTGCCAGAGAAGAGGACGCTCCAGGGGAGGGTTGGTCCCCTAGTGAAAACTTTCAACAACAAACATCACAGGACCACAGgcacaaaacacacaaacacgGATGTGGACAGTGACTACAAACTAGAAACTTCTAGCTTACCGCACCAATATGGAAAGTCTGGATGGCATTTGAcatcagagagggaaaaacaatataaaaaatgacaaagcagtCATTTTTGGTAAGATTTAAGAACTTCACCGAAAGCCAAATTTAAGGCAACATGGAAGCATCCTTCACAACATGTTAaaacaattagaagaaaaatttccATGTAAAAGGGAACCAGCACTCTACTTTCCAAAAATACCAATGACTTAAATAGATGATGAATTTGTTTTTTGGCGGTAATCACAGACGTCACCTTCGCACACCACACTACACGTCTCCGGCCTCCCACAGACAGTACACAGCAAAAACACAGGACCTCTCCTGGACCTATAAACCCCATTAGAAGgtgccatttcttttttgaagacacaagaatttaaaatcatttttgaggACGTGAGAATTTTAAATCATTCATGATTTCTAAGAGTGCATGCAAGAGGACATAGCACTAACCTCAAGGAACTTAAGAGACTTTTGAGACACAGAAGGGTCTGTTCCAGCTGCTGAAGAACAGGTAGGGATAGGTGGCCTGACAGGAGCTGGGCCCCAGCCATGGCCATGCTCGCagctctctgtttctgtgagagGAGTTTCTGATCCAACTGTTAGAAATGGTTAACAGCTGGCCCGGAAGGGGCGCCCAAGGAAAGGTTGGAAGAGGGAAAGCATGAGCGTGGTGACCAAAAGCAGATTCTTAAAGATTCTAGAGGCCAGACAAGGATGCGGCACACAGGAAGACAAAGGTGGGAAGTGGAAGCAGGACCCAGGCAGAGGTGGCCACATCCGagttaaaaagaaggaaggaaggtactGCAGAAGGCTGGCCTCTTCCCATTCACACTGTGTCGCAATTGGAACAAAGGGTAAAAATGAGGTTGGAAGGGGCAGCCAGTGCTTAACAACTAGATCCTCGAGCTGGCAAACTGGAAATaactattttctctcttccttaagCAAAGTCTACTTATTTTTGGTTGAGAAGAGTCAGCTTGGCCTTTAATATGTGTAGCTTCTTCCTCTTTTGTCATCTGTGAAACTATTTGGGACCCAGCTCATAAAAATTTGTCAAATGACACCAATACTCCACTCTTCTGGAGGAAGCTAGCAACCCACAATCGTCTACCTACCGCCCATAACTTCATTTTCCTGAAACTTCACATATTAAAGCAAGATGAGGCCACCGAGGTATGGGGAGCAGAGCTGGCCAGAACACTGGTTCTTGGCAAACCAACCTGCAGGCATCCCCTGACGTGGACACAGGAGAGATGGGGGGGCATTTTTCAGAGGGGGGAGAAGGACAATCCAGGTCACTGTccttctccactgagcagaggggCGCCCGCAGGACCTTGctcttccattttgcagatgtgcTGTCCTCAAAGACATCGTCGTCTCCCATTTCATCAGAGTAGAAGCCCGTGCTCCCTGCCAGCCCGCTAGAGGACTTGGTGGTGTGCAGGTGGGCGGCACAGCTCTCCAGCTCCTGGAACCTGTGCAGGCTGCTGGCACTCGAGCCGTGTGAGAGCGAGAACAGGTACTGGAGCAGTCGCCGGCCCCGGGACACAGCATCGCCATCCGCTTTCTCTTCCAAAAGAGGGACATGCATGCCCCCCTTGCCAGCGTCCACCTCTGAGGCAGTTGACCGATGGGCAGAAAGGGAGGAAACACAAGAATGTTTGGAATTGCCAAGAGGTTTGTGATGCAgtgctcttttttccttctgatggAACCTATTAATTCTCAGACCCGGATCTGGAGGGAGGATCAATTTCCCTTCGGAGCAAGTTCTCTCCACGTAGTCAAAACTTTCCACAGTATCCTGGGCCTTCTCACCCACATCGTTTAGGGATTTTGAGAACTTTAGCGTTCTTCTGGCTTTGGTATTGTCAGCAGGCTTCAAGGCCTGGGCCCATTCGGAACCACAGGAATTTCTCTTAGACAATGTGTCTTTACAGATAACTGTCACAGTGAGCCCTTGTGTCAGAGAACTCGGGCCTGGAGGAGCTTTCAAGACAACAGCAGACTGCACGGGACTGTGGTGACAACACTCAGAACACACTGCCCTGGAACTGCATGCAGAGAACAGTGGAATAAAAGCACAGAAAGTAAAAACAATCTTAAAGGAGAACAGACATCGAAGGGAAGAAATGAGACTTGGGTGGGAACCTGGGGAGCAAACAGCACAGAAAACTGAGCCAACTGTTTACAGCAAAGGTATACTGACCGAGCAAATGGAAAATCGAGAACCTGCAGACACTAATGCTTATTTCCGGGATGTCACATGAACCACTCCAGCATGTGAAGCAGAGTGTTACCTGCAGATGTCCTGATTGGACGGCGTGACAGAAGAGCGAGGGAAGGTGGACACCGGAGCCGACGCCAACGAAGAACCCCCAGCCTGCAACGACACACCCCCGGTCAATTTCAGAGGAAAGAGCAAAGGGGACGGTGAACACCACCTCCTTCTGCAGGGCAATGGACAGAGAATCTAAGAACACCTGCTATTTCCAACTGCTTGCTGAGTAATACATATTTAAGGTCCTGATGTGCGGAGGTGAGACAAATCAAACAGGACTCTTTTGTTCTGTGTGGGTTAAAGCGTAGCCAAGAACTATCTGAGACTCTAAAGTGGCAACACCAACCTCCTGCAGATTCAGTGATCcttatttactgagcatctaaaTTTAATTAGTTCATACATAGTCAAGATATCAAGTACTAGACAGGGGGGCgatatctggctggctcagtcggaagagcgtgcaactcttgatctcagggtcaggtcctctaagttcaagccccacaccggaAGCCTACAAgaagcaaagaaggaaggaaggaaggggaaggggaagggaagggaaaggaggaaggaagaaaggaggaaaccaAGTACGAGACGGTATGTgcaaatgcaaaagaaatacGAGGGGCCATCCCTGCCAGCGCTTACCTTCCCCACCTGGCACTCTTTAACCTGGTTCCGGGGGTAATCCTAATCAGGGTGGCTGGTTACTACTACTACTCACCTCACACTGGGTCCAGGAAACCTTGCTACCCACCGGATCTCTTTACACAGAAGGGAAACTAGTTGATCACAGGGCCATCAATCCGTACGTAACTCAACCTGGGGCCCAGGATGGGGGTGAGCACAGAAGGTTCCCCAGAGTTCTAATCATGGGATTGGGAGTTaagaaaaagaaccaagaaaatttaaatttgaaagaatGTGTCACGACCTAGAGCAAGGGCCCTGAGGGTTGATAAACAAGCCAAAATGAGAAAGGAGCTCTAGGAGGGTGAAGGAGCACCACAgtggaaagaaacaggaagagtGTACCTGAGCCTCCCTCTGCAGACTCCTTGCTAATAAGCCTTCTCTAGAGCACATTCCTGAGTTCCCACGGCCCTCGGAGCACCCTGTGCATTCACATAAATGCATTCCTCCCTCCTAACACAGTCAGCCTATCTGCCCCATACAACGTGAACAGCCGCATGAAATCAGTACTAAGAGCAAGCCCACATTACCTCCCTACCTTCCCCACCCTACCTTCCCCAGGCCTCCCCAAGTGGCCTTCGGCCTTTCTCCTTCATTCGAAGGAGCTCCACAATTCCCCCGCTGAGGAAAACACCCCAGTCTCACTAAGCGCCATCCCCCAGGGCCACACCCTCATCCTGGCACTGAAGCTACAGGACCCCTGCCATGGACCAGCCACCAAGCCAGCAGCACCACTGTCCAGAAGCTCTCTCCATCGGCCCTCCCCAGTAAATGCACCCACGTCGGGAAAGAGCCAGGCCTGGCAGTCAGATTGAGGGCTTCAGTGGACCACTCTTCCCGTTCCCCAGCAGAAGAACTAAACATCACTTTAAATCCAGCTCAACCTGAAACTTGGCCCAAGAAGTTACATGATATCACACTGCATGTGTGTGCTAAAACCATGCAGTAGTACTCAACTAGCACAGCTGCTGAGTCACCAAAGAACCTACATGTTCTAACTGAATGTGGAAAATATTCAGTGTCCTGGGAGGAGGCAGGTCTCAGATGGgaagctgaaatcaaaagaaaatggcTTCTCACTCCTGTCCTGAGTTCAAGTGACCCAGGTCAAAAAgggaagtctgggattgtgagaACATCATCACGGGCCCCAAAACAAGGGAGTGCTTAGAGGCAGGAGGGAAGAGCCTCAGGGCAGAACAAAGCCTGCACTGAGGAAGCAGGGAGATGATCCACACCCACAGCAGGAGCTGGGATCACTTCCCCATGGATTCCATGTCTCAGGTGGACCCCTGGGAACCCGCACAGTCACCTGTGTACTTGCAGCAAAGCATCATGCCTGTGAATTGGTGGCAGCAGTCCTAAGTCCATGATCTGCTTATTCAGGAAAAAGGAATAGTCTCAGcatcctctctctgtgtccccgTCCTCATTTCATGCTATCTAATCCCACAAAAATACCACGAGACACCTTCAACAGGTAATGTCCAAGCCTCAACAAGCCTCCCAGTTATAGAGAaaaattttctcttctcattAGATCACGAGgtttcaagaaaattttaaaaatctattttctgttGTTTGATATAAACACAAAccaacaagggcacctgggtgtctcagtaaagcatctgccttcagctcaggtcatgatcccagggtcctgggatcaaattccacatggggctccctgcttagcagggagtctgcatctccttctacccctcccccccgctcatatctctctctctctctctcccattatctcaataaatgaaatctttataaataaataaatgcagacagacagacacacaaaccAAGAAATTTCTTACCCTGGCAGACTCCTTCTCcaataagaatgagaaaacaagcaaGATTTGTGGGGCCATCACAGATCTCATAAGAGGCTCCTGCTGTTTCCAGTTAAAGAGGAGCCCATGTTGAAGTTCAGAACCAGTCTACATGTCAAATGATCACCAAAGCACAGCATGAACAATTTTAAAGAGCTTAACTTGCTGCTGGTACCAAGTTGAGTAAAATCTATCAACCTACCGATGAGGATTTAAAAGACTGGATTGATCGTTAACAGCAAGAACAAAATGTAGCCTAGATATACAGTTCAAATACAGTGCCAGGGTCCAACTGGGGAGGTCAAGATAGGTCAGGGAACACTAGGCCCCTCTCAGAGGCCTGAAGCACTAAACAGCTCTCCCGCTCATCCTGAGGAGAGCAGCCGGGTGGCATGGGGGAGGCTATGAGTCAGCAGGTAGTTGCCTTAAGCAGTCTGCcttaagggaaaaggagagaacccTCTCTCTTCTACAAGATCAGATCACACAGGAATGTTGCTGATAAAAGTAAGTGTAAATGTTCATAATGAGAACATTCCCATGTGTCGAAAGAACTAAAGCCCTGTGTTCCAGAAGCTCTTCGTTGGTTCTCAAACAAGAGATTTTCTGGTCCTGTAAAGGAATGTAAAGCAATctcaatacaaaaaaattttCGTAAAAATCCCCTCTTCTTAAGATGTCGTAATCAATTATGCAAACAAACCTCTGGATTGCATCTAGGCCTAAACCCAGTTGATTGTATTTCTTAGGAATGACAATTTTAGACAATCGTCAGTACTCAAGTCACTTGAGGGTCGTCCTTCCTATCAgactcattgttttaaattcttttactaATGCTGCCAAAAACAACCAAAGGAAAACTTTCCATATAGCTTTAGTAGAAGCTGGCATTTCCTTTTGCGAGAGCTTGCTGCCACAGAACGGGCTATCATGACAGACTCATGAAGTAATTTCTCCGTTCATGCCGGGAACTTAACAATTTCACATCAGAGGGACTTTCTCACTGCAGGACACCAGCCGGACCTTCTCCAGCTCTCTTCTTGCATCATGtcctttccctgctccttccAGTAGGTTACTTCCCAACCTCCCTCTCTCTACCAACCGttccctccttctctgctgtAAACCCTCAGTGggtcttcttttcctttactgaCAAAGCTACTTTTAAACATCTGGGGCTCAGGCCCCCAACAAAAGTGAATTCACCCATCTGATTTACATCAACAGGTATCGGGGCCACAAGAAATGGTCTGGTTGGGTTCATTTGCTTTTAAGCCAGGTGCAGTTTGAAGAGCGACTGGATAAGGAGGGTAAGAGATAAGTGGGGCTCCTGTTTACAAGTAACCTCAAACTCAACAgaaaaaatgggaaaggaaaaggatTTCCCAATTCAGATGGCTCTCCAAACATAAGATGCTTAGCCTCTCTTACAATGAgaactacaaattaaaactacaatgagatataccatcagcaacaacaagaaaaaagcctgtttttttctttttatatcaccTGATACCTGTGTTGGCAAAATGTGGGAAAACATCCATCCTTCTACACTACTGGTGTGAAAGCAAACTGCTCAATTCCATAAGATGGCAATCTGGCAATTACTAAACTACAAATGCACATTCACTTTGCCCTGGCAACTCTTCTTTCAGAATTCATCCTCACACATATGCACAAACAGGTTTGCTCAGAAAGCACTGTTTGGGGGAGCAATCGCCTGGCATAACCCCAGTGCCCGTGGGCCCAGAGCTGACTGAGTCAATACACTGAGAGAAAGGAACACGAGGTGGTCATACAGCGAAGCAGTATGTTCTGCCCagtgctggggacacagagggacaggcagaggggacagccaTGCCCTGGGTGCTGGCCCATGCAAACTACTCATCAACAGAAGGGTACACACTGCAAGGCTCCTAACAGCGGTTTCCTCTGAAACGTGGAAGGAGACCAGGGCCCCTGGGCATGAGGAACAAGGACTTCAGTGGAGATCCTTCCCAACCATTACACCCTTTTTACCATGAACACATATTTCCTAACCacaaattcattatttaaataaCATGTGATCAAAAGTTTAAGAAGTACAATAAAACTACAGAAGCATAGCCAACTGTACTGATTTTCCAACTCTGGAAAAGCCAGTGAACAAACTGAGTTAGTGAGTCATGagctacaatttttaaaaatgaaataaaatagaagatgtCAGAATGCATCTGACATCCTAAGGATTAAGTCTCCTGgaggaatttgtttttctttcagttgtGTTTCTGAGTAAATGGAGTTTCaatgtaaaaaatgttttgtacTAACAATCATGGTCAAAATAATTTGGAAGTCACTACACTATTCTATTTCTACAAATACAAAacaccaaaagaagaagaagaagaagatggcaCAGTCTAGAGAGCAGGCGGCACCGCCGGCAGAGGTTTCAGAGGTGGGAGCTCTGGCTGTGCCCGAGAGGGAAGGCCTTTCCTCCACAAGGACAGCATTTCCACCCAGATGACATTTCTAACGCTGGCTAACAAAGTGCCACccacttagtggcttaaaatcaCACCAACACTGAATCAGACACATAGTGTGAtggggtcctctgctcagggtctccctccgttctggaggctctggggaagaaCACACTTCCACATTCATTCAGCTCGGCGGCAGGATGTGGTACCCTGCAGGACGTCAGTCAGGAGCCACCTGCCTTCCCCATGGATCCCTCCTCATTCACAGGTCCACTCTTACTTCTGGTCTCTCATGTCCTTTTCTAACAGCAGCCAGAGAAAGTGCTCTGCTTTTAAGAGCTCAAGGGATTCCATTCATTACAACACAATATCCTGGGAATGACGCCTCATCACATACAGGCGTCACATAGGCACAGGGTCTGGGTGTCGGGGTGGGGCATTTTAGAAGCAGTGCTTACCAGGCTACCTGACACTCCCTCACTGCTCAGTACTTCCTAAACACTGCTGCCGTCCTCGCGCCCTCCCAAACTGGGAGATAATCATCTGGTCCTTATTGCCAGCTCAGCAGGCCTGCCTTCATATAAATAGAGCCAAATAAAGTCTAACTTGGTGTTTAGACACTGCAATACAAACTGCTGACTGCATTTCAGCAAACTTGCCGCTTAGTACAGAAGTTGCTCTGTGAAAACAAATGCTTCCTTATAAACAGAGCCCCTGGTTTCTATAAATACCCAGTTGTATTCAACTTCGAAAATGAGCTACAATTGAAGGAGAGGCCAGTTCTATGGCTGCTCTGATAAACACATGTTGACTCTTGATGAAGGGCTGTGCCAAGAACAAGCTTTCACAATGGCAGTTAACTAAAACTGACCATTAAGAAagtaaatatagaatatatacaaTATAGGATTCATGGAGGAGAGTGTACAATAAAACTACTGAATCCTCAAATGAGTTCCATTATAAATGGCTCTCCTTATTGCCTAGCAAGTAGTGCTAACATTGAACTCTGTTCTATGGTGGCCTTTTAGAGACACAATCACAGGAATAATAATACATCCCCAGCACAACGAGGGCCACATATCACAGCACTGTTAGAGGCAAAGCAACAACTGAAGGGACTTTCTCATGGCTCATCTTCCAAAGTAGGCTTTCAGCTATTGCTGGGAACATTACAATGATAGCTGGTTTTCAATAAATTACATTGAAGGCAATGATTTCTGAGCAAAGATAGCTTCACATTCCCAGAAAATACAAGTGTAACCATAAAAAGATCCAAAATCATGGTGTTGGGTCACCCAGCACTGCACACCCCCTCGCTCTTCCTAGGGATGCTCCATGCCCCATCCAGTAGGACCAGCCGCTCCTTAGATTTCTCTTCAAAAGGGGCTTTTCACTGTCCTTGTAaccccattcttttctttcacagCACTTGTGAAGGTTTACCAAAAGATCTTTCTGGAATAATATGCTGACTCAGAAGTCATGGTTTAgcctagcatagtgcctggcacacagtaggtgttcaagaACACttctgaatgaattaaacaagTACACTCTGAAGTGACTGCCTGTTCATAGGTGTAAAACAGGTTCTCAAACATGTGGGTCTCATGAGGGACCCCTT encodes the following:
- the MARCHF8 gene encoding E3 ubiquitin-protein ligase MARCHF8 isoform X1, which gives rise to MSMPLHQISAIPTQDVASARVYRSKTKEKEREEQNEKTLGHSMSHSSNISKAGGSSLASAPVSTFPRSSVTPSNQDICSSRAVCSECCHHSPVQSAVVLKAPPGPSSLTQGLTVTVICKDTLSKRNSCGSEWAQALKPADNTKARRTLKFSKSLNDVGEKAQDTVESFDYVERTCSEGKLILPPDPGLRINRFHQKEKRALHHKPLGNSKHSCVSSLSAHRSTASEVDAGKGGMHVPLLEEKADGDAVSRGRRLLQYLFSLSHGSSASSLHRFQELESCAAHLHTTKSSSGLAGSTGFYSDEMGDDDVFEDSTSAKWKSKVLRAPLCSVEKDSDLDCPSPPSEKCPPISPVSTSGDACRICHCEGDDESPLITPCRCTGSLHFVHQTCLQQWIKSSDTRCCELCKYEFIMEVKLKPLRKWERLQMTASERRKIMCSVTFHVIAITCVVWSLYVLIDRTTEEIKHGQATGILEWPFWTKLVVVAIGFTGGLLFMYVQCKVYVQLWKRLKAYNRVIYVQNCPETSKKNIFEKSALAEANFENKDGRGICHSDTNSSCWTEPEDTGTEIVHV
- the MARCHF8 gene encoding E3 ubiquitin-protein ligase MARCHF8 isoform X3; the encoded protein is MRSVMAPQILLVFSFLLEKESARAGGSSLASAPVSTFPRSSVTPSNQDICSSRAVCSECCHHSPVQSAVVLKAPPGPSSLTQGLTVTVICKDTLSKRNSCGSEWAQALKPADNTKARRTLKFSKSLNDVGEKAQDTVESFDYVERTCSEGKLILPPDPGLRINRFHQKEKRALHHKPLGNSKHSCVSSLSAHRSTASEVDAGKGGMHVPLLEEKADGDAVSRGRRLLQYLFSLSHGSSASSLHRFQELESCAAHLHTTKSSSGLAGSTGFYSDEMGDDDVFEDSTSAKWKSKVLRAPLCSVEKDSDLDCPSPPSEKCPPISPVSTSGDACRICHCEGDDESPLITPCRCTGSLHFVHQTCLQQWIKSSDTRCCELCKYEFIMEVKLKPLRKWERLQMTASERRKIMCSVTFHVIAITCVVWSLYVLIDRTTEEIKHGQATGILEWPFWTKLVVVAIGFTGGLLFMYVQCKVYVQLWKRLKAYNRVIYVQNCPETSKKNIFEKSALAEANFENKDGRGICHSDTNSSCWTEPEDTGTEIVHV
- the MARCHF8 gene encoding E3 ubiquitin-protein ligase MARCHF8 isoform X4, with amino-acid sequence MKLQNEKTLGHSMSHSSNISKAGGSSLASAPVSTFPRSSVTPSNQDICSSRAVCSECCHHSPVQSAVVLKAPPGPSSLTQGLTVTVICKDTLSKRNSCGSEWAQALKPADNTKARRTLKFSKSLNDVGEKAQDTVESFDYVERTCSEGKLILPPDPGLRINRFHQKEKRALHHKPLGNSKHSCVSSLSAHRSTASEVDAGKGGMHVPLLEEKADGDAVSRGRRLLQYLFSLSHGSSASSLHRFQELESCAAHLHTTKSSSGLAGSTGFYSDEMGDDDVFEDSTSAKWKSKVLRAPLCSVEKDSDLDCPSPPSEKCPPISPVSTSGDACRICHCEGDDESPLITPCRCTGSLHFVHQTCLQQWIKSSDTRCCELCKYEFIMEVKLKPLRKWERLQMTASERRKIMCSVTFHVIAITCVVWSLYVLIDRTTEEIKHGQATGILEWPFWTKLVVVAIGFTGGLLFMYVQCKVYVQLWKRLKAYNRVIYVQNCPETSKKNIFEKSALAEANFENKDGRGICHSDTNSSCWTEPEDTGTEIVHV
- the MARCHF8 gene encoding E3 ubiquitin-protein ligase MARCHF8 isoform X2; the protein is MSPLLESTENEKTLGHSMSHSSNISKAGGSSLASAPVSTFPRSSVTPSNQDICSSRAVCSECCHHSPVQSAVVLKAPPGPSSLTQGLTVTVICKDTLSKRNSCGSEWAQALKPADNTKARRTLKFSKSLNDVGEKAQDTVESFDYVERTCSEGKLILPPDPGLRINRFHQKEKRALHHKPLGNSKHSCVSSLSAHRSTASEVDAGKGGMHVPLLEEKADGDAVSRGRRLLQYLFSLSHGSSASSLHRFQELESCAAHLHTTKSSSGLAGSTGFYSDEMGDDDVFEDSTSAKWKSKVLRAPLCSVEKDSDLDCPSPPSEKCPPISPVSTSGDACRICHCEGDDESPLITPCRCTGSLHFVHQTCLQQWIKSSDTRCCELCKYEFIMEVKLKPLRKWERLQMTASERRKIMCSVTFHVIAITCVVWSLYVLIDRTTEEIKHGQATGILEWPFWTKLVVVAIGFTGGLLFMYVQCKVYVQLWKRLKAYNRVIYVQNCPETSKKNIFEKSALAEANFENKDGRGICHSDTNSSCWTEPEDTGTEIVHV